From the genome of Colletotrichum destructivum chromosome 10, complete sequence, one region includes:
- a CDS encoding Putative cytochrome P450, whose product MSHVLSANTQTTLSPPRPSWVDLSHFSLPGPMGSGGQVPYLMAILLVVSVMAVSLRPNKLSAFPVINGSKNEYLRNGRAMLARGMREYGNKPFRVNTGLGGGVIILNSSVMPEVRNDHRFDSTKFLLQYWQAGIPGFEPYIALGTEILHNVIKWNLTPAGIAKLNKPLSDEANSALKDILTDNEEWHEVLLGDVLIRIVARVSSVIFLGPELCRNPDWLKITVNYTNKATNAAKVLRRWPVFLYRVIHWFLPECQEARRMVVEGRKTIAPILEKRRAQKAADPSLEFHDALDWYESAAKKMGVDYDAASQQLGLSISAILTSNDLMSQSIMDLCQNPEMFEPLRNEIRSVLGDGGWKPTTLFNMKLLDSVLKESLRLKPVAAVAMGRRVMSEVQLKDGTRLPSECGIALSAEKMWDPEVYKNPRTYDGYRFLHMREASEQGEKTAQLVSTSPEHLGFGLGIHACPGRFFGANTVKLVMCHLLLKYDIKLADNTSTKPLEFGFSMLANPTTKVLIRRRKEQVHF is encoded by the exons ATGTCGCATGTCTTGAGCGCTAACACCCAAACTACGCTCAGTCCGCCGCGTCCATCATGGGTCGACCTGAGCCACTTCAGCCTCCCCGGCCCCATGGGCAGTGGTGGACAAGTGCCCTATCTCATGGCAATTCTCTTGGTGGTTTCTGTGATGGCGGTTTCGCTGCGACCGAACAAGCTATCCGCGTTTCCCGTTATCAATGGTTCGAAAAATGAGTATCTCAGAAACGGGAGAGCGATGCTAGCCCGGGGCATGAGAGAGTACGGAAATAAGCCGTTCAGGGTGAACACTGGCCTCGGTGGCGGTGTCATTATTCTCAACTCTAGTGTCATGCCTGAAGTTAGAAATGACCACCGTTTTGACTCTACGAAATTCCTTCTCCAG TATTGGCAAGCCGGAATCCCAGGCTTCGAGCCCTATATCGCCCTTGGAACCGAGATCCTTCACAATGTCATCAAATGGAACCTCACACCGGCTGGCATTG CCAAGCTAAACAAGCCCCTATCGGATGAAGCTAATTCTGCCTTGAAGGATATCTTAACCGACAATGAAG AATGGCATGAAGTGTTACTTGGAGACGTCCTCATCCGCATCGTAGCGCGAGTCTCGTCGGTCATCTTCTTGGGCCCGGAACTGTGTCGAAACCCGGACTGGCTCAAGATCACAGTCAACTACACCAATAAGGCAACAAACGCGGCCAAGGTCCTGCGCCGATGGCCCGTCTTTCTCTACCGCGTCATTCACTGGTTCTTGCCCGAGTGCCAGGAGGCGCGGCGCatggtcgtcgagggccgcaAGACCATCGCCCCGATCCTTGAAAAACGCCGGGCCCAGAAGGCAGCCGACCCCAGTCTCGAGTTCCATGACGCGTTGGATTGGTACGAGTCGGccgcgaagaagatgggTGTCGATTACGACGCCGCGTCGCAACAGTTGGGCCTAAGCATATCGGCCATCCTGACCAGCAACGATCTCATGTCGCAAAGCATCATGGACCTCTGCCAGAACCCAGAAATGTTCGAGCCCCTTCGAAACGAGATCCGATCCGTCCTCGGGGATGGTGGGTGGAAACCGACCACTCTCTTCAACATGAAGCTTCTCGATAGCGTTCTGAAGGAAAGTCTGCGTCTAAAACCCGTTGCGGCCG TTGCGATGGGCCGCAGAGTCATGTCGGAAGTTCAGCTCAAGGACGGGACCAGGCTCCCGAGCGAATGTGGCATCGCCCtgtcggccgagaagatgtGGGACCCGGAGGTCTACAAGAACCCAAGGACCTACGACGGATACCGCTTTCTTCACATGCGGGAAGCCTCGGAGCAGGGAGAGAAGACGGCCCAGCTAGTCAGTACCTCGCCCGAGCACCTTGGGTTCGGTCTCGGGATTCACGCTTGCCCTGGCCGCTTCTTCGGCGCCAACACGGTGAAGTTGGTCATGTGTCACTTGTTGCTCAAGTACGACATCAAGCTGGCTGACAACACCAGCACCAAGCCTCTCGAGTTCGGGTTTTCCATGTTAGCCAACCCGACCACGAAAGTGCTGATCAGGCGCCGAAAGGAACAGGTTCACTTCTAG
- a CDS encoding Putative EamA domain-containing protein, which translates to MTGFPSYTILTFAFDTHLRVMDKGLNRSFFERHKPSLLVLISQLSAAALNGFAKFFETGDNPVHPFQVLFVRFLITGVASTFYLWYTKVPNFPWGLPELRPLLALRAAAGVFGAFGFYFSIMYLKLSEATALNFLGPLTAMIITRYLDFGTFEVIDRIGALVALLGVILVVQPDTLFGSQSTLMSARQSTADDSAKGRMMGFGFGVMSVIGGAIALTAIRSIGPREHPIYSVMYFAWTIVLVTTVAFFLMESIHLTTSVLSWLKLVPLGGFGFAMECLLTAGIANDASSAATIMIYSQVAWALLLDWLVWHSPVNILALVGIGSVLTSLVVVSSAKEWRWLRKGRYNVLSQTSPEEAEQGDEDVDEEVVEMQPNSSVA; encoded by the exons ATGACCGGTTTTCCCAGCTACACGATCCTAACGTTTGCCTTTGACACCCACTTGCGCGTCATGGACAAAGGCTTGAATCGGTCGTTCTTTGAGCGGCACAAGCCTTCGCTGCTTGTGTTGATTTCTCAgctgtcggcggcggctctcAATGGCTTTGCCAAGTTCTTCGAGACGGGTGACAACCCTGTTCACCCCTTCCAAGTCCTGTTTGTCCGGTTCCTCATCACCGGCGTGGCCAGCACGTTTTACCTTTGGTACACCAAAGTCCCCAACTTCCCATGGGGTTTGCCCGAGTTGAGGCCTTTGCTGGCCCTCCGGGCGGCAGCTGGCGTCTTTGGGGCCTTTGGCTTCTATT TCTCCATCATGTATCTCAAACTCAGCGAGGCTACGGCCTTGAACTTCCTTGGGCCCCTCACTGCCATGATCATAACCCGGTATCTTGATTTTGGGACATTCGAAGTAATTGACCGCATCGGAGCTCTTGTGGCACTCCTTGGCGTAATCCTTGTCGTACAGCCGGATACGCTCTTCGGGTCCCAGTCCACGCTCATGAGCGCCAGGCAGTCCACAGCAGACGACAGCGCCAAGGGTCGCATGATGGGCTTCGGTTTCGGGGTGATGAGTGTTATCGGTGGCGCA ATTGCTCTCACTGCGATTCGATCCATCGGGCCGAGAGAGCACCCCATATACAGTGTCATGTATTTCGCTTGGACAATCGTACTAGTGACGACTGTCGCATTCTTTCTGATGGAGAGCATCCACTTGACGACGAGTGTGCTTTCGTGGTTGAAACTCGTACCACTCGGGGGTTTTGGCTTCGCAATG GAGTGTTTGCTCACCGCAGGCATCGCCAACGATGCCTCATCGGCTGCTACCATCATGATATACTCCCAGGTGGCATGGGCTTTGCTGCTAGACTGGCTCGTATGGCATTCCCCGGTCAACATCCTTGCCTTGGTTGGAATCGGGAGTGTCCTAACCAGTCTGGTGGTTGTTTCCTCAGCCAAGGAGTGGAGGTGGCTCAGAAAGGGTCGCTACAACGTTTTATCGCAGACTTCACCAGAAGAAGCTGAACAAGGAGATGAAGAtgtggacgaggaggttgtTGAGATGCAGCCAAACAGTTCAGTAGCATGA
- a CDS encoding Putative Acyl transferase domain superfamily, phosphopantetheine binding ACP domain, thiolase, which translates to MSFKSGGATPSSDMDTSDPIAIVGMAVRLPGGVRNTEDFWNLMMDKKSGLIPIPKERWNSEGFYSPVAKWGTVQNKEAYMFSQADNDLTKFDASYFTCGEKEIERMDPMQRQLLEIARECLDNAGETNWRGEEIGCYVGNFSSDWQDDLSMDPHASGLYRGSGYLDFLQPNRVSYEYGWTGPSMLVKTGCSSSMVALHLATEAVQNGACKSAMALGCNLITSVITSIVFTETGVLSPSGKCKTFDLLADGYGRGEAVNAVYVKRLSDALRDGNPVRAIIRASATNNDGRSNGIMSPNTYLQEALIRKTYEKAGVPFNKTAFFECHGTGTPTGDPLEVAAVARIWKDNEGVMIGAVKPNVGHSEGAAGLTSVIKAVLALENRVIPPNIYMDNPNPRIPWEEAKLSVPTEPTSWPENRDERISVNSFGVAGSNAHVILESFEGWQKLQDDASSISSDSGVSVRSPGQRLLLFSASHMTSLEKQVEQHREYLRKKNTDVDDLAYTLGHHRDHLSCRAYAIANEDGVFDPSSFKRKPAVSRRLVLAFTGQGVHWGGMGKRLIESNDVFRSTISRLDVWLQSLPESHRPSWTLEKELSLDDASSRVGQRGYSHPCATAVQIALVDVLASLGIRPDAVTGHSGGEAAAAYAAGSISAEAAMAVAYFRGWLLVNGTVPPGTMAAVSLGPREVEPFLIPGVVVGCENSQLSTTLSGDPVCIQHCIDQIMRRHPDVKARVLNLETSFHSPWIEPLAGPYEELLKPHLADAKAPTVPHFSSVTGLEMTGDEFGANYWRRNFVQPVLFNTAVRTLVKSNPNNLFIEVGPHPALQRPVNEILRSIPEAACEYITTLHRAEDTNLSMLRLAGELFVQGAPVDMASVIPKGRVLTDLPTYPWMHDVTYMDEPRNPSRYKQRKHTRHVLLGARVLEGNDIEPAWRNMLDLKEVPWLMDHIVNGQIVFPGAGYMAIAGEAMRQVANGQDAYTIRDMSITTGMTVPKEKKMELYTRLIPEDKPSPEGQWYHFKIMSYDGYHWVTHCSGFVRSGAEADKTTVTSAQAEQEFAREIEAEGWYKAVKAVGIDWQTAFQGLDQITANPVRREATATVYDFEDTTHYAAHPTLLDQMLQINLVAQTHGQKRRLDSILLPTFISRLGVLGNQDLCMRAYGSISEAPEGMTANAAIFTDEGRPTVYLEGLSYSELPVAKREEVPLGSTFEWKKDITMIDSVSEIQSSTSDASEELRDAIGLLGFKTPDAKVIEIGSGETGVTRIALEALQPARHKRLYNSYTYVCTSEEQLEEATAAVSALEKEDVSVIDLEQLSLCHTPDVVVLSLSTLLSDDRYLQDDLTELKTMQTAGSRLIVHSHDDCVMGSNDNVDKVAKRLQSLGYTLHSKTKSGLILAEPTKRVSLEQDNTTVTILARSTPGGRTVAEEVQSYFQAKGFKTQISSAQLVPSDGSLVISLLDLTDNIVYDLEPQTFRPFMDSLCNLRGSLIWVIPSVHGDCKDARPAMIQGTARTVRMENKADITLVEADDLPATRTGLPDALFKICQSLPNRRKGGDLDADYDYAIMDGNVHIPRMYWFGFSEPDVSKALPAARETPMFRDDASYLLVGGFGGLGRSVATWLLEHGARNLVFLSRSAKNPDNESFVRELESYPGCVVTSVSGDVGNAEDVLKAISSAPKPVAGVLQLSLVLKDNSTAEMTWEEWNGVVNPRVRGTWNVHQALLDAQVPLDFFVIFGSGGGHTGYYGQANYSASNTYLDAFVEYRHHLGLPASIIDLGVVGDVGYLLERDDLYENFKNGGFFFLKEQDVLDSAAIAVANSSGGPYSSFCLGGLSEKPLSDPTNRVNWKRDVRFAQSHYFLKSKTEAVGEAKESDEAETFISLARSDPATLRDGATVMGLARFISATLSHLMLRPVEDFPLTESLTSIGLDSIISIELVDWIHQQFHIGLTSMEVTQCTSLMHLAEKITEELISSV; encoded by the exons ATGTCCTTCAAGTCTGGCGGAGCTACGCCGTCGTCCGACATGGACACGTCGGaccccatcgccatcgtggGCATGGCCGTGAGGCTACCCGGCGGCGTGCGCAACACCGAGGACTTTTGGAACCTCATGATGGACAAGAAGAGCGGcctcatccccatccccaaGGAGAGGTGGAACAGCGAGGGCTTCTACAGCCCCGTGGCGAAATGGGGCACCGTCCAAAACAAGGAGGCGTACATGTTCAGCCAGGCCGACAACGACCTCACCAAGTTCGACGCGTCCTACTTCACGtgcggcgagaaggagatTGAGCGCATGGATCCCATGCAGAGGCAGCTGTTGGAGATTGCACGCGAGTGTCTCGACAACGCCGGCGAGACCAACTGGCGCGGCGAAGAGATCGGTTGCTACGTCGGCAACTTCTCGTCAGACTGGCAGGACGACTTGTCCATGGACCCCCACGCCTCTGGTCTGTACCGTGGCTCGGGATATCTCGACTTCTTACAGCCCAACCGGGTCTCTTATGAGTACGGCTGGACAGGTCCGAG CATGCTCGTCAAGACCGGGTGCTCATCTTCCATGGTGGCCCTGCACTTGGCTACCGAAGCCGTTCAGAACGGTGCTTGCAAgtcggccatggccttgggctgCAACCTCATCACCTCAGTCATCAcctccatcgtcttcacAGAAACCGGCGTGCTGTCGCCAAGCGGCAAGTGCAAGACGTTTGACTTGTTAGCCGACGGTtacggccgcggcgaggccgtcaacgccGTGTATGTGAAGAGGCTGAGCGACGCCCTGAGAGACGGCAACCCGGTGCGGGCCATCATCCGGGCGAGCGCAACCAACAACGACGGTCGCTCCAACGGCATCATGAGCCCCAACACGTACCTGCAGGAGGCACTGATTAGGAAGACGTACGAGAAAGCCGGCGTCCCGTTCAACaagacggccttcttcgagTGCCACGGCACAGGGACGCCCACGGGTGATCCGCTTGAGGTGGCGGCCGTTGCGCGAATCTGGAAGGACAACGAAGGGGTCATGATCGGCGCT GTCAAACCAAACGTCGGCCACTCCGAaggtgctgctggcctgACCAGTGTGATCAAAGCGGTCCTTGCCCTGGAAAACAGGGTGATCCCGCCCAACATTTACATGGATAACCCCAACCCGAGAA TCCCATGGGAAGAAGCGAAGCTGTCCGTCCCGACGGAGCCGACGTCTTGGCCGGAAAACCGCGATGAGCGTATCAGTGTCAACTCGTTTGGTGTTGCCGGCTCCAACGCACAT GTCATTCTCGAGTCTTTTGAGGGATGGCAGAAGCTCCAAGATGATGCCAGCTCCATCAGCTCCGACTCGGGCGTCAGCGTCCGGTCTCCGGGCCAGCGTCTGCTGCTGTTCTCCGCCAGCCACATGACTTCCCTCGAGAAGCAGGTGGAACAGCACAGAGAGTACCTCCGTAAGAAGAACACCGACGTGGACGATCTCGCCTACACGCTCGGCCACCACCGAGACCACCTGAGCTGCCGGGCCtacgccatcgccaacgaggacggcgtcttCGACCCCAGCAGCTTCAAGAGGAAGCCCGCCGTCTCCCGCCGCCTAGTCCTGGCATTCACCGGCCAGGGAGTCCACTGGGGCGGCATGGGCAAGCGTCTGATCGAGAGCAACGacgtcttccgcagcacCATCTCCCGCCTCGACGTCTGGCTCCAGTCGCTGCCCGAGAGCCACAGGCCGTCCTGGACCCTGGAAAAAGAGCTCTCGCTCGACGATGCCTCCAGCAGGGTGGGCCAGCGTGGGTACTCTCACCCATGCGCCACGGCCGTCCAGATCGCGCTGGTCGATGTCCTCGCAAGCCTCGGCATCCGCCCCGATGCTGTGACGGGCCATTCTGGCGGagaagctgccgccgcaTACGCCGCTGGCAGCATctccgccgaggccgccatggccgtaGCCTACTTCCGCGGCTGGCTCTTGGTCAACGGCACCGTTCCTCCGGGGACCATGGCTGCCGTCAGTCTCGGCCCCAGGGAGGTCGAGCCCTTCCTGATCCCCGGCGTGGTCGTGGGCTGCGAGAATAGTCAGTTGAGCACCACCCTGTCGGGTGATCCCGTCTGCATCCAACACTGCATCGACCAGATCAtgcgccgccatcccgaCGTCAAGGCCAGGGTCCTCAACCTGGAGACCTCGTTCCACTCTCCCTGGATCGAGCCCCTCGCCGGTCCGTACGAAGAGCTGTTGAAGCCgcacctcgccgacgccaaagCACCGACCGTCCCTCACTTCTCCAGCGTGACCGGCCTGGAGATGACGGGAGACGAGTTCGGGGCCAACTACTGGCGCCGCAACTTTGTCCAGCCCGTCTTGTTCAACACGGCGGTGCGGACCCTGGTGAAGAGCAACCCCAACAACCTCTTCATCGAGGTCGGCCCGCACCCGGCGTTGCAGCGGCCCGTCAACGAGATCTTGAGGAGCATCCCCGAGGCCGCCTGCGAGTACATCACAACCCTCCATCGGGCCGAGGACACCAACCTGTCGATGCTGCGACTTGCCGGCGAGCTCTTTGTGCAAGGAGCCCCGGTAGATATGGCTTCTGTTATACCCAAGGGCAGAGTTTTGACCGATCTGCCCACGTACCCCTGGATGCACGACGTCACTTACATGGACGAGCCTCGCAACCCTTCCCGCTACAAGCAGAGGAAACACACCAGGCACGTTCTCCTGGGCGCCAGAGTGCTCGAAGGCAACGACATCGAGCCCGCGTGGAGAAACATGCTCGATCTCAAGGAGGTCCCTTGGCTCATGGACCACATCGTGAACGGCCAGATCGTGTTCCCGGGCGCCGGCTACATGGCCATTGCCGGAGAGGCAATGCGCCAGGTTGCCAACGGCCAGGACGCGTACACCATCCGTGACATGTCCATCACCACCGGCATGACGGTtcccaaggagaagaagatggagcTGTACACCCGCTTGATCCCCGAGGACAAGCCCTCTCCCGAGGGGCAGTGGTATCACTTCAAGATCATGTCCTATGACGGCTACCACTGGGTCACCCACTGCTCCGGCTTCGTCCGCTCCGGCGCAGAGGCAGACAAGACCACCGTGACCAGCGCccaggccgagcaggagTTCGCTCGGGAGATCGAGGCTGAGGGCTGGTAtaaggccgtcaaggccgtcggcatcgactGGCAGACCGCCTTCCAAGGACTCGACCAGATCACCGCGAACCCGGTCAGACGCGAGGCCACGGCAACCGTCTACGACTTTGAGGATACGACGCACTACGCCGCCCATCCTACCCTGCTGGACCAGATGCTCCAGATCAACCTCGTGGCCCAGACCCACGGTCAGAAGAGACGTCTTGACAGCATTCTGCTGCCCACCTTCATCTCTCGTCTGGGTGTCCTCGGTAACCAGGATCTCTGCATGAGGGCATACGGCAGCATCAGCGAAGCACCCGAGGGCATGACTGCAAATGCTGCCATCTTCACGGACGAGGGCCGGCCGACGGTGTACTTGGAAGGCCTCTCTTACTCTGAGCTGCCTGTCGCCAAGCGCGAAGAGGTCCCGCTCGGGTCCACGTTCGAGTGGAAGAAGGACATCACCATGATCGACTCTGTATCCGAGATCCAGAGCAGCACATCAGATGCGTCCGAGGAGCTTCGCGATGCCATTGGGCTCCTCGGCTTCAAGACGCCTGACGCAAAGGTCATCGAGATCGGCTCAGGAGAGACTGGAGTTACCCGCATTGCTCTCGAGGCCTTGCAACCGGCGCGCCACAAGCGGTTGTACAACAGCTACACCTATGTCTGCACGTCGGAGGAGCAGCTCGAAGAAGCCACGGCCGCAGTCAGTGCCCTGGAGAAGGAAGACGTGTCCGTTATCGATCTGGAACAGCTCTCCCTCTGCCACACTCCCGACGTCGTGGTGCTGTCTCTCTCGACGCTCTTGTCGGATGACCGGTACCTGCAGGACGACTTGACAGAGTTGAAGACCATGCAAACTGCCGGCAGCCGACTCATTGTGCACAGCCATGACGACTGTGTCATGGGCTCCAACGACAACGTCGACAAGGTGGCCAAGAGGCTGCAGTCGCTGGGTTACACTCTTCATTCCAAGACCAAGTCAGGGCTCATTCTCGCCGAGCCAACCAAGCGTGTAAGTCTCGAACAAGACAACACCACAGTCACCATTCTTGCACGCAGCACCCCTGGAGGCCGGACCGTTGCGGAAGAGGTCCAGTCGTACTTCCAGGCCAAGGGATTCAAGACACAAATCTCCTCCGCCCAGCTGGTTCCGTCCGACGGCTCCCTCGTCATCTCGCTGCTCGACCTCACGGACAACATAGTCTACGATCTCGAGCCCCAGACCTTCAGGCCTTTCATGGATAGCCTATGCAACCTACGCGGCTCCCTCATCTGGGTCATCCCCTCCGTCCACGGCGACTGCAAGGACGCCCGCCCCGCCATGATCCAAGGCACGGCCCGGACTGTTCGTATGGAGAACAAGGCGGACATCACCCTCGTCGAAGCGGACGATCTCCCCGCCACCCGCACGGGTCTTCCCGATGCGCTCTTCAAGATCTGCCAGAGCCTCCCGAACCGACGGAAGGGCGGGGACCTCGACGCGGACTACGACTACGCCATCATGGACGGCAACGTCCACATCCCTCGCATGTACTGGTTTGGGTTCTCCGAGCCGGACGTCAGCAAAGCGCTGCCCGCGGCCCGAGAGACGCCCATGTTTCGGGACGACGCCTCCTATCTCCTCGTGGGAGGGTTTGGCGGGCTCGGCCGCTCCGTAGCGACTTGGCTGCTCGAGCACGGCGCCCGTAACCTCGTGTTCCTATCGCGGTCCGCCAAGAACCCCGATAACGAGTCGTTCGTGAGAGAGCTGGAGAGCTATCCCGGCTGCGTCGTCACATCGGTGTCGGGAGACGTCGGCAACGCGGAGGACGTGCTCAAAGCCATCAGCAGCGCGCCGAAGCCGGTTGCGGGAGTCCTTCAGCTGTCGCTGGTCCTCAAGGACAACTCCACTGCCGAGATGACCTGGGAAGAATGGAACGGCGTGGTGAACCCCCGAGTCCGCGGCACGTGGAACGTTCACCAGGCTCTGTTGGACGCCCAGGTCCCactcgacttcttcgtcatcttcggGTCCGGAGGAGGCCACACCGGATACTACG GCCAAGCCAATTACAGCGCGTCCAACACATACCTCGATGCCTTTGTCGAGTaccgccaccacctcggTCTTCCCGCCTCGATCATAGACCTCGGCGTAGTCGGTGACGTCGGCTACCTCCTGGAGCGCGACGACCTCTACGAGAACTTCAAGAACGGCGGGTTCTTCTTCCTTAAGGAGCAAGACGTCCTCGActccgccgccatcgcgGTCGCCAACTCCTCCGGGGGCCCTTACAGCAGCTTCTGCCTGGGCGGCCTGTCGGAGAAGCCGCTCTCGGATCCCACGAACCGCGTCAACTGGAAGCGCGACGTCCGCTTCGCCCAGTCCCACTACTTCCTCAAGTCAAAGACCGAGGCGGtcggggaggcaaaggagaGCGACGAGGCGGAGACTTTCATCTCGCTCGCCAGGTCCGATCCTGCGACCCTCAGGGATGGCGCGACTGTCATGGGCCTCGCGCGCTTCATCAGCGCAACGCTCAGTCATCTCATGCTCAGGCCGGTGGAGGACTTCCCCCTGACGGAGAGCTTGACCTCGATCGGCTTGGactccatcatctccattGAGTTGGTCGACTGGATTCACCAGCAGTTCCATATCGGCCTCACTTCTATGGAGGTCACGCAGTGTACTTCTTTGATGCATCTCGCCGAGAAGATTACAGAGGAGTTGATTTCATCGGTGTAG